In Candidatus Vogelbacteria bacterium, the following proteins share a genomic window:
- a CDS encoding DUF4349 domain-containing protein, producing the protein MSRPKKVSPVKLPLKKIAPIILLIVIFLVLLISVKALSTLSGGSMISTPGFRGESTVSSKGIMMDLSSSPSMAADSVITSPEMGSTLPRQKIINGSLSLFVDNVESTIDNIKTIADTSNGFTSQSSIYESDNHTIVGSITVRIPVDQFDVTVMEIKELAVKIERESTGSDDVTDQVFDTDTRIKNLEALETQYRDILKKATKIEDILQVTNQLNIVRQQIESLETQLKYLSQSTDMATISVDLKAVADVQVFGLTWKPLIIVKQALRDMVAGIINYLETIIRVILYLPVLIIWLTTFGLIILGLYKASLLIYKKIRK; encoded by the coding sequence ATGTCTCGCCCAAAAAAAGTTTCTCCAGTTAAATTACCTCTCAAAAAAATAGCTCCTATTATTTTACTGATAGTTATTTTTTTAGTTTTATTGATCAGCGTCAAAGCTCTTAGCACTCTCTCTGGTGGTTCTATGATCAGCACCCCCGGCTTTAGAGGTGAATCAACTGTCTCTTCCAAAGGAATCATGATGGACTTATCTTCATCCCCTAGCATGGCAGCTGATTCAGTGATAACCAGTCCAGAGATGGGCTCTACTCTCCCTCGACAAAAAATTATTAACGGTTCACTATCACTCTTTGTCGACAACGTTGAATCAACTATCGACAACATTAAAACTATCGCCGACACTTCTAACGGTTTTACCAGTCAGTCTAGTATTTATGAATCTGACAATCACACGATTGTTGGCTCTATTACAGTTAGAATTCCAGTTGATCAGTTTGACGTCACTGTAATGGAGATCAAAGAGTTGGCAGTAAAAATCGAGCGTGAATCAACTGGCAGTGATGATGTGACTGATCAAGTTTTTGATACTGACACCCGTATTAAAAATTTAGAAGCTTTGGAAACCCAGTACCGCGACATTCTCAAGAAAGCCACCAAGATTGAAGATATCCTTCAGGTTACCAATCAACTAAACATTGTTCGCCAACAAATCGAAAGCCTGGAGACTCAACTTAAATATTTGAGCCAGTCCACTGATATGGCTACTATTTCTGTCGATCTTAAAGCAGTTGCCGACGTTCAAGTTTTTGGTCTAACTTGGAAACCTCTTATCATTGTCAAACAGGCTTTACGCGATATGGTGGCAGGGATTATTAACTACCTAGAAACCATTATTCGGGTGATTCTTTACTTACCAGTCCTTATTATTTGGTTAACCACTTTCGGCCTTATCATTCTAGGTCTATACAAAGCCAGCCTGCTAATTTATAAAAAGATAAGGAAATAA
- a CDS encoding YbhB/YbcL family Raf kinase inhibitor-like protein: MISLTSSVFNHTGLIPLRYTCDGSDSSPALVIANVPANTRSLALVVDDPDSPTKNFVHWLVWNIKPVDQIIEEGKVPEGAVQGKNSFGKVGYGGPCPQSGAHRYFFKLLALDVSDLNLPIGVSINDFNKAAEGHVLDYAVLIGLYSR; this comes from the coding sequence ATGATTTCTTTAACTAGTTCCGTTTTTAATCATACCGGTCTGATCCCATTACGTTATACTTGTGACGGGTCCGATAGTAGTCCTGCCCTAGTAATAGCTAATGTACCGGCGAATACTAGAAGTTTAGCATTGGTGGTGGATGATCCAGATTCGCCAACAAAAAATTTTGTTCATTGGTTAGTTTGGAACATTAAACCTGTTGATCAAATCATTGAGGAGGGGAAAGTGCCTGAAGGAGCTGTTCAGGGTAAAAATAGTTTTGGAAAAGTTGGCTATGGTGGACCGTGCCCTCAGTCAGGAGCCCATCGCTATTTTTTCAAGTTGTTGGCTTTAGATGTGTCTGATTTAAATTTACCAATAGGTGTGAGTATTAATGATTTTAACAAAGCTGCTGAAGGTCACGTTCTCGATTATGCTGTGTTGATTGGTTTGTATAGTCGTTAG
- a CDS encoding SIMPL domain-containing protein (The SIMPL domain is named for its presence in mouse protein SIMPL (signalling molecule that associates with mouse pelle-like kinase). Bacterial member BP26, from Brucella, was shown to assemble into a channel-like structure, while YggE from E. coli has been associated with resistance to oxidative stress.): MVYSQEQLKKVFTVVSILALVVGAYAVLIYARAYSSSVGPTSYRSFGVTGEGKVVVVPDVANFSFGLITQGGKDVAKLQADNSTKVNKAIDFLKESGVDEKDIKTTNYSINPRYQGYNCGMGELCPPAQIIGYEINQTIEVKVRKFDKVGDILAGVVTQGANSVSGLQFTVDDIKKLESEARGLAIKEAGTQAKLVAEAGGFGLGSLLSVDEMTNSPYPYAMGSAMSEAKVMNIQAPSIQAGSQEIVVRVNARYQIR; this comes from the coding sequence ATGGTCTACTCACAAGAACAGTTGAAGAAAGTTTTTACAGTTGTCAGTATTTTAGCGCTCGTGGTGGGGGCTTATGCGGTACTTATTTATGCTCGAGCTTACTCGTCATCTGTTGGTCCGACTTCTTATCGTAGTTTTGGGGTGACGGGTGAAGGTAAGGTGGTGGTGGTGCCCGATGTGGCTAACTTTAGTTTTGGTTTGATTACCCAAGGAGGTAAAGATGTCGCTAAATTGCAGGCTGACAACTCGACTAAAGTAAATAAAGCTATTGATTTTTTGAAAGAATCGGGTGTTGATGAAAAAGATATTAAAACCACTAATTACTCCATCAACCCTCGTTACCAAGGCTATAATTGTGGAATGGGGGAGCTGTGTCCGCCAGCACAGATTATTGGTTATGAAATTAATCAAACTATCGAAGTCAAAGTTCGGAAGTTTGATAAAGTGGGCGATATTTTGGCTGGAGTAGTAACTCAGGGCGCTAACTCTGTTTCTGGTTTGCAATTTACTGTTGATGATATTAAAAAATTAGAAAGCGAGGCTCGTGGTTTAGCTATTAAAGAAGCTGGAACTCAGGCTAAGTTGGTAGCCGAAGCGGGTGGTTTTGGTTTGGGTTCACTTTTGTCTGTTGATGAAATGACTAATAGCCCTTATCCATATGCTATGGGTTCCGCCATGTCAGAGGCTAAGGTGATGAACATTCAAGCGCCATCGATCCAAGCTGGCTCTCAAGAAATAGTGGTTAGGGTGAATGCTCGCTATCAGATCAGATAA
- a CDS encoding PQQ-dependent sugar dehydrogenase — MSNKAIIVIIVFLVLASLLWFSFALYTWFSKTQTNYRISSTGKIELVATSTDGELVTEGLLKSDFFSQPISSSSTSVKIDQLTVKAQGLVGPKGVAVIPDGRLLIIEKRGVVKLVGLDDKVNDIFTLTDVDSVGEAGLLGIALDPDFVTNRKIYLFYTYHSQGGELFNKVVSYDLVSEIDRVASSSAATSTKLDKIFTPLVFVNDQIVIDRIPAGYTNNGGTIAFGPDNNLWVLVGDVGRAILAQDNQSLAGKILRVTNKGQVPADNPNKGSFIYASGLRQPTGITWTKTNQSVTGLVSEVGTNNNDEVNRLTPGSNYGWPVAGGCLSGDGRFSDPIICSGTKTWGPTGLGVISASSASSSLVMSMAAGRALIAFDLNRYLSATSSPVDFGTVLSGYGRWGGMLSLGDILYAWTNNRDGQNTFKTNDDQVIRIDLK; from the coding sequence ATGAGTAACAAGGCGATTATTGTAATTATTGTTTTTCTAGTTTTGGCTAGTTTACTCTGGTTTTCTTTTGCGTTGTATACTTGGTTTTCTAAAACTCAAACTAATTATCGTATTTCATCAACTGGTAAAATTGAATTGGTGGCAACTTCAACAGATGGTGAGCTTGTGACGGAGGGTCTTTTGAAGTCTGATTTCTTCAGTCAACCAATCTCTAGTTCTTCTACTTCGGTGAAAATTGATCAACTAACAGTTAAAGCTCAGGGCTTGGTTGGGCCAAAAGGGGTGGCTGTTATACCTGATGGGCGGTTGCTTATTATTGAGAAAAGAGGAGTTGTTAAGTTGGTTGGTTTGGATGATAAAGTGAATGATATTTTTACCCTAACCGATGTTGACTCGGTGGGTGAGGCAGGATTGTTGGGAATAGCTTTAGATCCTGATTTTGTTACTAACCGTAAAATTTATCTTTTCTATACCTATCATAGTCAAGGTGGTGAATTATTTAACAAAGTAGTTAGTTATGATTTAGTGTCTGAAATAGATCGGGTGGCTAGTTCCAGTGCAGCCACCTCTACTAAGTTAGATAAAATTTTTACTCCATTAGTTTTTGTTAATGACCAAATTGTAATTGATCGTATACCAGCTGGTTATACGAATAACGGCGGCACGATCGCGTTCGGTCCAGATAATAACTTATGGGTTTTAGTCGGTGATGTCGGTAGAGCTATTTTAGCTCAAGATAATCAATCCTTAGCTGGGAAAATTTTACGAGTAACCAACAAAGGTCAGGTACCCGCCGATAATCCAAACAAAGGATCCTTTATTTATGCTTCTGGTCTGCGTCAGCCGACCGGCATAACTTGGACTAAAACAAATCAATCTGTTACTGGCTTAGTTTCTGAGGTTGGCACTAATAACAACGACGAGGTTAACCGGCTGACTCCTGGGTCTAATTACGGTTGGCCGGTTGCTGGTGGTTGCTTGTCGGGCGACGGTCGTTTTAGTGATCCAATCATTTGTAGTGGAACCAAAACTTGGGGTCCAACTGGTTTAGGGGTGATCTCCGCGAGCTCAGCTTCTAGTTCGTTGGTAATGTCGATGGCCGCTGGACGAGCATTGATTGCTTTCGACTTGAACCGGTATCTTTCCGCCACTTCGTCGCCGGTTGATTTTGGTACTGTTCTTAGTGGTTATGGTCGTTGGGGAGGAATGCTTAGTTTGGGTGATATTTTGTATGCTTGGACTAATAATCGTGACGGTCAGAACACTTTCAAGACTAACGATGATCAAGTTATTAGGATTGATTTAAAATAA
- a CDS encoding ABC transporter ATP-binding protein — MIKAEKLVKSYHNGEADFKVLKGLDFEVSEGEFVTITGRSGSGKSTLLYQLGLLDHPTSGAVFLDGINTAELDRVERIQFRLNKLGYIFQDYAILPDLSAVENVMLPLLMQGLDQFQAHAKAAVALERVQMGHRLDNLPSQMSGGEQQRVSIARALAHAPKIMFADEPTANLDSETSEVIMQTFIDLNKAGQTIVMVTHEPEYAEIGHRTITLSDGVIVDTDVNKII, encoded by the coding sequence ATGATTAAAGCAGAAAAATTAGTAAAAAGTTATCACAACGGTGAAGCTGATTTCAAAGTGCTCAAAGGATTAGATTTTGAAGTTAGTGAGGGTGAGTTTGTGACTATTACCGGCCGATCTGGTTCTGGTAAGAGTACTTTACTGTATCAGTTGGGATTGTTGGATCATCCTACTTCTGGGGCGGTTTTCTTGGATGGAATAAACACTGCCGAACTTGATCGAGTAGAGAGGATTCAATTTAGATTGAATAAGTTGGGTTATATTTTTCAAGACTATGCTATTTTACCTGACTTGTCAGCGGTAGAAAATGTCATGTTGCCTTTGCTTATGCAAGGCCTCGACCAATTTCAAGCTCATGCTAAAGCGGCGGTGGCTCTTGAGCGAGTCCAAATGGGCCATCGGTTGGATAATTTGCCTAGCCAAATGTCTGGTGGTGAGCAACAAAGAGTATCAATTGCTCGAGCCTTAGCTCATGCTCCTAAGATCATGTTTGCTGATGAGCCGACCGCCAACCTAGACTCGGAAACGTCGGAAGTGATCATGCAAACTTTCATAGATTTAAACAAAGCTGGTCAGACTATTGTGATGGTGACCCACGAACCAGAATATGCGGAGATTGGTCACCGAACTATTACGTTATCGGATGGAGTTATAGTAGATACTGACGTCAATAAAATAATCTAA
- the uppP gene encoding undecaprenyl-diphosphatase UppP translates to MTFVDAFILAVVEGLTEFIPVSSTGHLLVASKILNLEWSAFLSSFVITIQLGAILAIVCLYARRLILQPAIIYKVIAAFIPTAIIGFLGYSLFKQFLTDGLLIVGWSLFIGGVVILLFEAWYEERGTDTKQVEDISFKQAVILGACQALAMIPGVSRSGATIISGMSLRLSRQTIMEFSFLLAIPTMMSATAYDLLKSGEGFSVGEWEVLLFGFIASFVVSIASVKWFLNFVGRHSFSWFGWYRIAVGLIILWFVV, encoded by the coding sequence ATGACTTTTGTTGATGCTTTTATTTTAGCGGTTGTGGAAGGTTTAACTGAATTTATCCCAGTGTCTTCGACTGGGCACTTACTGGTGGCGAGTAAGATTCTTAATCTAGAGTGGTCAGCTTTTTTATCGAGTTTTGTTATTACTATTCAACTAGGGGCTATTTTAGCGATCGTCTGTTTGTATGCTCGCAGACTGATTTTGCAACCCGCTATTATTTATAAAGTTATTGCCGCTTTTATTCCGACAGCGATCATTGGTTTCTTGGGTTATTCTTTATTTAAACAATTTTTAACTGATGGACTATTGATAGTTGGTTGGTCGCTCTTTATTGGTGGTGTTGTAATTTTATTATTCGAAGCTTGGTATGAAGAAAGAGGGACTGATACCAAACAAGTTGAAGATATTTCTTTTAAGCAAGCTGTCATTTTGGGTGCTTGTCAGGCTTTAGCTATGATTCCAGGGGTGTCACGATCGGGGGCGACTATTATTAGTGGTATGTCGTTGCGTTTATCTCGTCAAACAATAATGGAATTTTCTTTTCTTTTAGCTATTCCGACCATGATGTCAGCGACAGCTTATGACTTACTAAAATCTGGTGAGGGGTTTTCGGTTGGGGAGTGGGAAGTGTTACTTTTTGGTTTTATAGCTTCCTTTGTGGTGAGTATTGCGTCAGTAAAGTGGTTTCTTAATTTTGTGGGGCGACATAGTTTTTCTTGGTTTGGTTGGTACCGGATTGCTGTTGGTTTGATTATATTGTGGTTTGTGGTCTAA
- a CDS encoding 16S rRNA (uracil(1498)-N(3))-methyltransferase: protein MKLHRFIVGSLSSGQVKLDDLELYNQWKNVLRLEVGALILLTDGQGQEAQATIVSYQGNKILVEVGEVKTVDSGDSNQVFLCCAVLKKENFELVCQKATEIGVSQIIPVLTTRTVKLGLNEERLNKIIKEAAEQSGRVVVPTLNSITTWSEVLSVSSFDHKIIFDKQGDSSEIRAGDKNKKIAILVGPEGGFTNEEIIEARQAGWEIKSLGQNILRGETAAIVATYLAVNNLI, encoded by the coding sequence ATGAAATTACATCGGTTTATTGTTGGTAGTTTAAGTTCTGGTCAAGTTAAGTTGGATGATTTGGAACTGTACAATCAATGGAAAAATGTTTTAAGACTAGAAGTTGGAGCGCTAATTTTACTGACTGATGGACAAGGTCAAGAAGCTCAAGCAACCATTGTGTCTTATCAAGGTAATAAAATATTAGTTGAGGTTGGAGAAGTGAAGACAGTTGATTCTGGTGATAGCAATCAGGTGTTTTTGTGTTGTGCGGTCTTGAAAAAAGAAAACTTCGAATTAGTTTGTCAAAAGGCGACTGAAATAGGTGTTAGTCAAATTATTCCGGTCTTAACCACCAGGACAGTCAAGCTTGGTTTAAATGAGGAAAGATTGAATAAAATTATTAAAGAAGCAGCTGAACAATCTGGACGAGTGGTAGTCCCAACTTTAAACTCGATCACCACTTGGTCTGAAGTTCTTTCCGTGTCTAGTTTTGATCACAAGATAATATTTGATAAACAAGGCGATAGTTCAGAAATAAGAGCTGGAGATAAAAATAAAAAAATAGCTATTTTAGTTGGTCCGGAGGGTGGTTTTACTAATGAAGAGATAATAGAAGCCAGGCAGGCTGGTTGGGAAATAAAATCACTAGGTCAAAATATTCTAAGAGGGGAAACCGCAGCGATTGTCGCTACTTACTTAGCTGTCAATAATTTGATTTGA
- a CDS encoding phage holin family protein has translation MKIFTNWLISALAIVVTAYVLQGVSVANFWVALVLVVVLGVINVFVRPVLLILTLPINLITLGLFTFVLNALLIMFAGVIVPGFTVTNFWWALAFSLVLSLVNVFLGRLAK, from the coding sequence ATGAAAATTTTTACTAACTGGTTGATATCAGCACTGGCAATCGTGGTGACAGCTTATGTTTTACAAGGAGTGTCTGTGGCTAATTTTTGGGTAGCTCTAGTTTTGGTGGTGGTGTTAGGGGTGATAAATGTTTTTGTTAGGCCGGTTTTGCTAATTTTAACTTTACCTATTAATCTAATCACTTTGGGTTTATTTACTTTTGTTTTGAATGCCTTACTGATCATGTTTGCTGGTGTTATTGTACCTGGCTTTACGGTGACCAACTTCTGGTGGGCTTTAGCCTTTAGTTTGGTCTTGTCTTTAGTTAACGTCTTTTTAGGTCGTTTGGCTAAATAA
- a CDS encoding FtsX-like permease family protein: protein MLQRFNHFFISVRVGWFLAIRQLKRSSKWTTVLITFVMTLTFLNLVVVTGILVGLIEGSSRAFRAQYSGDILIISNEDKDYIERSTDFINRAKSLPQVESLTARYLKGGTVEANYQTKSREIDAVDNTGSNITGINPTMEDETTNLKSLLVEGEYLTDQDFDQVLVGSRLLAKYFTGPEFLSLSNVGLGDKIRIKVNGQTREVTIKGVVKSKIDDVGGRVYFVDSQLRGMLGRTDYNVGEIAIKLKPNVDPLEVKVILQQGGLGEFARVQTWQESQGEFFRQISSTFQLLGNFLGSISLVVASITIFIVIFVNAITRRKYIGIMKGIGISSQAIEISYILQSIFYAVVGSAVGLVILYGLLQPFVAAHPINFPFSDGILVAPLGGTSIRVLLLLVTTVIAGFIPARMIIRRNTLDAILGR, encoded by the coding sequence ATGCTTCAACGCTTCAATCATTTTTTTATATCAGTCCGAGTTGGTTGGTTTTTAGCTATACGACAGCTTAAGCGTTCCAGTAAGTGGACGACAGTGTTGATTACGTTTGTGATGACGCTGACTTTTCTTAATTTGGTAGTAGTGACTGGTATTTTGGTTGGTTTGATAGAAGGTTCTAGTCGGGCTTTTCGAGCTCAATACTCAGGTGATATTTTAATTATTAGTAACGAAGACAAGGACTATATTGAGCGTAGTACAGACTTTATCAATCGAGCGAAGAGTTTACCTCAAGTTGAATCTCTGACAGCTCGTTATTTGAAGGGTGGGACGGTTGAAGCCAACTATCAGACTAAGAGTCGCGAGATAGATGCGGTGGATAATACTGGTTCTAATATCACGGGTATCAACCCAACAATGGAAGATGAGACTACGAACTTAAAATCGTTGTTGGTGGAAGGAGAGTATTTAACTGATCAAGATTTCGATCAGGTGTTGGTTGGTTCGCGGTTATTAGCCAAGTATTTTACGGGGCCTGAATTTTTGAGTCTATCTAATGTTGGTCTTGGTGATAAGATTAGAATTAAGGTTAATGGTCAGACTAGAGAAGTGACGATTAAAGGAGTGGTCAAAAGCAAGATTGATGATGTGGGTGGCCGAGTTTATTTTGTTGATAGTCAATTGCGGGGGATGCTTGGGCGGACTGATTACAATGTGGGAGAGATCGCGATCAAATTGAAACCCAATGTCGACCCTCTGGAAGTAAAAGTTATTTTACAACAAGGTGGTTTGGGAGAATTTGCTAGAGTTCAAACTTGGCAAGAATCCCAAGGTGAATTTTTCCGTCAGATATCCAGTACTTTTCAGTTATTAGGCAATTTCCTCGGTTCAATTAGCTTGGTGGTGGCTTCAATTACTATTTTTATTGTTATTTTTGTTAACGCGATTACCCGGCGAAAATATATTGGGATTATGAAGGGGATTGGGATTTCTAGTCAGGCAATTGAGATCTCTTATATTTTGCAATCAATTTTCTATGCTGTGGTTGGGTCAGCTGTTGGCTTAGTTATTTTGTATGGTTTATTACAACCATTTGTAGCAGCTCATCCGATTAACTTCCCATTTTCTGATGGAATTTTAGTTGCCCCACTAGGTGGTACCTCGATTAGAGTGTTGTTGTTGTTAGTGACGACAGTCATTGCCGGTTTTATTCCAGCGCGGATGATTATTAGACGCAATACCCTTGATGCGATTTTAGGTAGATAA